From one Vicingaceae bacterium genomic stretch:
- a CDS encoding Fis family transcriptional regulator, with protein MAKILVVDDEQSIRSTLKEVLEYEGYVVEEAADGPEAKTKIEKESYDVVLCDIKMPKMDGLELLDIILEKDPDIPVIMISGHGTIETAVDAIKKGAYDYISKPPDIHRLLITVRNALDRKNLVKTATILKTKVSKGKESPIIGESRAIKEVKAMIEKVAPTDARVLILGPNGTGKELVARQIHALSARAKGPFVEVNCAAIPADLIESELFGHEKGAFTSAIKQRKGCFEQAENGTLFLDEIGDMSLAAQAKVLRALQENKITRVGGEKEIPVNVRVIAATNKDIDKMREEGTFREDLYHRLNVITIHVPPLKDRIEDIPLLVEHFNNVIASEYGIKPKNFEKDAIEALKKLPWPGNIRELRNVVERLMILCDQNVTKKDIEKYVKS; from the coding sequence ATGGCAAAAATACTGGTAGTAGATGACGAGCAAAGCATAAGAAGCACTTTGAAAGAAGTGCTTGAATATGAAGGTTATGTGGTAGAAGAAGCCGCAGACGGTCCGGAAGCTAAAACCAAAATAGAAAAAGAAAGCTATGATGTAGTGCTTTGTGACATAAAAATGCCTAAAATGGACGGGCTTGAATTATTGGATATTATTCTGGAAAAAGATCCGGATATTCCTGTTATCATGATTAGTGGACATGGCACTATAGAAACTGCTGTTGATGCAATTAAAAAAGGTGCTTACGATTATATTTCAAAACCACCCGATATTCATAGATTATTAATCACTGTCAGAAATGCTTTGGACCGAAAAAACCTGGTGAAAACGGCAACCATACTTAAAACAAAAGTCAGCAAAGGAAAAGAAAGTCCCATCATTGGCGAAAGCAGGGCCATCAAAGAAGTCAAAGCGATGATTGAAAAAGTGGCCCCAACCGATGCTCGTGTGTTGATATTGGGGCCCAACGGCACCGGAAAAGAATTGGTTGCCAGGCAAATACATGCATTATCTGCTAGAGCTAAAGGACCTTTTGTTGAAGTAAATTGTGCTGCAATACCGGCCGACTTGATAGAGAGTGAACTTTTTGGACACGAAAAAGGTGCATTTACCTCAGCAATCAAACAAAGGAAAGGATGTTTCGAACAAGCTGAAAACGGCACATTGTTTTTGGATGAAATTGGCGACATGAGTCTGGCGGCACAAGCCAAAGTACTGAGAGCTTTGCAAGAAAACAAAATAACCCGTGTAGGCGGTGAAAAGGAAATTCCGGTAAATGTAAGAGTGATAGCTGCAACCAACAAAGATATTGATAAAATGCGGGAAGAAGGGACGTTCAGAGAAGACCTCTATCACCGCCTGAACGTAATAACCATTCATGTTCCCCCATTGAAAGACCGTATTGAAGATATACCTTTGCTGGTGGAACATTTCAATAATGTAATTGCATCAGAATATGGCATCAAACCCAAAAATTTTGAAAAAGACGCCATAGAAGCCCTTAAAAAACTGCCATGGCCGGGGAACATCAGAGAACTGAGAAATGTGGTCGAAAGATTAATGATATTGTGCGACCAAAATGTCACTAAAAAAGATATAGAAAAATATGTAAAATCATAA
- the acsA gene encoding acetyl-coenzyme A synthetase translates to MMKVAGSMEEYHKMYQESIENPEKFWNEIASSFIWRKKWDKVLEWEFNTPKIEWFINGKLNITENCLDRHLKDKAHDIALIWEPNDPSSPFKTYTYQELFHEVNKTANLLKQLGVQKGDRVCIYLPMIPELVFAVLACARIGAIHSVVFAGFSARSLADRINDSGCRLVITSDWLYRGNKTLCLKSIMDEALENCPDVKQCLVLLRDDTSKVKITPHRDIIWNELIDKQKNECPAEIMDSEDPLFILYTSGSTGKPKGVEHHCGGYMVWAEFTFRNVFQYKPGEIFFCTADIGWITGHTYLVYGPLLAGAKVLMFEGIPTWPDPGRFWQIVDKHQVNIFYTAPTAIRSLMAHGTEFIKPYDLSSLRVLGTVGEPINEEAWHWYHEHIGKKRCPIVDTWWQTETGGIMISPLAGITPEKPSYATLPLPGVQPVLVDSSGNEITEPEAEGNLCIKFPWPGMIRSTWGDHERCRQTYFSTYPGKYFTGDGAKREKNGYYRIIGRVDDVINVSGHRIGTAEVENAIDEHPLVIESAVVGFPHPVKGQGIYAFCILDQHQKTEQEKIRNEIIELVSKVIGPIAKPDIIQFVSGLPKTRSGKIMRRILRKIAERDFNNLGDTSTLLDPSVVQEIIDGSRQYSMHK, encoded by the coding sequence ATGATGAAAGTTGCAGGAAGCATGGAAGAATATCATAAGATGTATCAAGAAAGCATTGAAAATCCTGAGAAATTTTGGAATGAAATTGCCTCCTCATTTATCTGGCGAAAAAAATGGGATAAAGTTCTGGAATGGGAATTTAACACCCCGAAAATAGAATGGTTTATCAACGGAAAATTAAACATTACCGAAAATTGTCTTGACAGGCATTTAAAGGATAAAGCCCATGACATTGCATTGATTTGGGAACCCAATGATCCTTCATCTCCGTTTAAGACATATACATATCAAGAACTATTTCATGAAGTGAACAAAACTGCCAATTTACTCAAGCAACTCGGAGTGCAAAAAGGAGACCGTGTGTGTATTTATTTGCCAATGATACCTGAGCTGGTATTTGCAGTTTTGGCTTGTGCACGAATCGGCGCCATACATTCTGTAGTTTTTGCAGGATTTAGTGCAAGATCACTTGCCGATAGAATAAACGATTCCGGATGCCGTTTGGTAATTACTTCCGATTGGTTATACAGAGGAAATAAAACCTTATGCTTAAAATCCATTATGGACGAGGCCTTGGAAAATTGCCCGGACGTAAAACAATGCCTTGTTTTATTAAGAGATGATACCTCTAAAGTAAAAATTACCCCTCATAGGGATATTATTTGGAACGAGTTGATAGACAAACAAAAAAACGAATGTCCTGCTGAAATAATGGACAGCGAAGATCCATTGTTTATTTTATACACCTCCGGGTCTACCGGAAAACCCAAAGGTGTAGAACATCATTGCGGTGGTTATATGGTATGGGCCGAATTTACATTTCGTAATGTCTTTCAATACAAACCGGGTGAAATATTTTTCTGTACTGCAGATATAGGTTGGATCACGGGTCACACCTATCTTGTGTACGGTCCATTATTGGCCGGAGCAAAAGTATTGATGTTTGAAGGAATTCCAACCTGGCCCGACCCGGGTAGATTTTGGCAGATTGTTGACAAACATCAAGTCAACATATTTTATACAGCCCCTACAGCCATTAGGTCACTTATGGCGCATGGAACGGAATTTATTAAGCCCTACGATTTATCATCTTTAAGAGTTTTAGGCACGGTTGGTGAGCCTATTAATGAAGAAGCATGGCATTGGTACCATGAACATATAGGAAAGAAAAGATGCCCCATAGTAGACACCTGGTGGCAAACTGAAACCGGCGGAATTATGATCTCACCTCTCGCAGGCATTACTCCGGAGAAACCATCTTATGCCACATTACCTTTACCGGGTGTACAACCAGTATTGGTAGATTCCTCAGGAAACGAAATTACAGAACCGGAAGCAGAAGGAAATTTATGCATCAAATTTCCCTGGCCGGGCATGATCCGGAGCACATGGGGAGATCATGAAAGATGCAGACAAACTTATTTTTCAACCTATCCCGGCAAGTATTTTACAGGTGATGGAGCCAAACGCGAAAAAAATGGCTATTACCGAATTATCGGACGTGTTGACGACGTGATCAATGTTTCGGGACATCGTATTGGAACGGCTGAAGTAGAAAATGCCATTGACGAACATCCCCTTGTTATTGAAAGCGCCGTGGTAGGTTTCCCTCATCCTGTAAAAGGGCAAGGAATCTATGCATTCTGTATTTTGGATCAACACCAAAAAACAGAACAAGAAAAAATTCGCAATGAAATTATAGAATTGGTAAGCAAAGTTATTGGCCCTATCGCCAAACCCGATATAATTCAATTTGTTAGTGGACTACCAAAAACACGAAGCGGCAAAATCATGAGAAGGATTTTGAGAAAGATTGCCGAACGGGATTTCAACAATCTCGGAGATACTTCCACTTTGTTAGACCCTTCAGTGGTACAAGAAATTATTGACGGCTCCCGACAATACTCCATGCACAAATAA
- a CDS encoding peptidase M61: MYRYKVVCPVNGSRWIEVETKIEIPGPGVYFLNFPAWRPGRYILQNFAQFAKNFKIYSENYENEEVKIIKIAKDQWKIEIEKQANLVATFQYYCTDINAGSSFVSHDLLYLNPVNFTPYLLNFENQPAIMEVNIPEGWKVACSLPREGNVFFANDYHELVDSPLIASTNLHHQSHKVKNILFHFWSYTMPLSGSLIQTKFIPWIEYQIETMGDFPVDEYHFMYLFLPFKHYHGVEHLKSTVIVLGPATKFFNNSDGEDILLGISSHELFHVWNIKTIRPEEWLPYDYSREKFSTLGILAEGITTFYGDYFLYRSGVWSLEEYLKKLSKIFQQHFDNHARLTMSVLEASIDTWLDGYSKSAPHRKVSIYNEGCLLAFILDTLLMKYAGISLDEVMRQFYQRAMKGEGIGYEVFKSTFLSYNQEVFENIFKSYIENPGDMSSILIECLEYRNWELQIEFNPVLAKRKMGLEVIEQNGKSMVVNVYPESPAWLAGISENSIIRRINDIDPGAGFNEWFEYFASQKQTIEIEWIDDKMYIYKSSFDVEKFEKNYFNLYKIKPKQPKN; the protein is encoded by the coding sequence ATGTATCGTTATAAGGTTGTTTGCCCTGTCAATGGAAGCCGTTGGATAGAAGTTGAAACAAAAATCGAAATTCCCGGACCGGGAGTGTATTTTTTGAATTTTCCCGCATGGAGACCGGGGAGGTATATATTGCAAAACTTTGCACAGTTTGCCAAAAATTTTAAAATTTATTCTGAAAATTATGAAAATGAGGAGGTTAAAATCATAAAAATTGCTAAAGATCAATGGAAAATCGAAATTGAAAAACAGGCCAATTTAGTTGCAACTTTCCAATATTACTGCACTGATATCAATGCAGGCAGCAGTTTTGTAAGTCATGACCTGCTTTACCTAAATCCCGTTAACTTTACACCCTATCTTTTGAATTTTGAGAATCAACCGGCAATTATGGAGGTTAATATACCTGAAGGTTGGAAAGTTGCCTGTTCTTTACCCCGCGAAGGAAATGTGTTTTTTGCAAATGATTATCATGAATTAGTCGACAGTCCTTTGATTGCTTCGACAAATCTACATCACCAAAGTCATAAGGTCAAAAACATACTTTTTCATTTTTGGTCTTATACCATGCCTTTATCCGGCTCTCTGATTCAAACAAAATTTATTCCCTGGATTGAATATCAAATTGAGACCATGGGCGATTTCCCTGTTGATGAATATCATTTTATGTATTTATTTCTGCCTTTCAAACATTATCATGGTGTGGAACATTTAAAATCTACCGTAATAGTTCTGGGACCTGCAACTAAATTTTTCAATAATTCCGATGGAGAGGATATTTTATTGGGTATATCGTCACATGAATTGTTTCATGTTTGGAACATTAAAACCATTCGTCCGGAGGAATGGCTTCCATACGACTACAGCCGTGAAAAATTTTCTACACTCGGCATATTGGCTGAAGGTATCACAACCTTTTACGGAGATTATTTTTTGTATCGCTCGGGCGTATGGTCCTTGGAGGAGTACTTGAAAAAATTAAGTAAAATTTTTCAGCAACATTTTGACAATCACGCCCGTTTGACTATGTCCGTGCTTGAAGCATCCATCGACACCTGGCTTGACGGATATTCCAAAAGCGCTCCACATCGTAAGGTTTCCATTTATAATGAAGGATGTTTATTGGCTTTTATTCTGGATACTTTGTTGATGAAATATGCAGGAATTAGTTTGGACGAAGTCATGCGTCAATTTTATCAAAGGGCCATGAAAGGAGAGGGGATTGGTTATGAAGTATTCAAAAGCACATTTTTGTCATACAACCAAGAAGTTTTTGAAAACATTTTTAAAAGTTACATTGAAAATCCGGGCGATATGTCATCCATTCTTATCGAATGTTTGGAATATCGCAACTGGGAGCTTCAAATTGAGTTCAATCCGGTTTTGGCAAAAAGAAAAATGGGTTTGGAAGTGATAGAACAAAATGGCAAGAGTATGGTGGTAAACGTTTATCCGGAATCACCGGCTTGGCTTGCCGGTATCAGCGAAAACAGTATCATTCGCCGTATAAACGACATTGATCCGGGAGCCGGGTTTAATGAGTGGTTTGAATACTTTGCATCCCAAAAGCAAACTATCGAGATTGAATGGATTGACGACAAGATGTATATTTACAAATCATCTTTTGATGTTGAAAAATTTGAAAAAAATTATTTTAATTTGTATAAAATCAAGCCCAAGCAACCTAAAAACTAA
- the phoP gene encoding DNA-binding response regulator codes for MSKKILIVDDDPDIREILTYNLKKENYLVFTASNGKEALEKAQQLVPDLILLDIMMPEMDGIETCQELRKLSTLNQTYIVFLSARGEEFSQLAAFDAGGDDYIVKPIKPKVLISKLQAMFKRTKDITMTSSTIHVGPFIIDKEQYTVLYNNKELNLPKKEFELLSLLMSKPSKVFHREEILQKIWGNDIIVGDRTIDVHIRKIREKIGNEYIKTVKGVGYKFELPEDKKS; via the coding sequence ATGAGCAAAAAAATTCTTATAGTAGATGATGATCCCGACATTAGAGAGATCTTGACATACAATTTGAAAAAAGAAAATTACCTGGTGTTTACTGCATCCAATGGGAAAGAAGCGTTAGAGAAAGCCCAACAGTTGGTGCCGGATTTGATATTGTTAGACATTATGATGCCGGAAATGGATGGAATAGAAACCTGTCAGGAATTGCGAAAGTTGTCCACTTTAAATCAAACCTACATAGTGTTTTTGTCGGCCAGGGGGGAGGAGTTTTCTCAATTGGCGGCATTTGATGCCGGTGGCGATGATTATATTGTCAAACCCATCAAACCTAAGGTGTTGATTTCAAAGCTACAGGCAATGTTCAAGCGTACCAAAGACATTACCATGACTTCTTCTACCATCCATGTGGGGCCATTTATCATTGATAAAGAACAATACACAGTACTTTACAACAATAAAGAATTGAATCTTCCGAAAAAAGAATTTGAATTATTGTCTTTATTGATGTCAAAACCTTCTAAAGTATTTCACCGTGAAGAAATACTACAAAAAATATGGGGAAATGACATAATTGTGGGAGATAGAACCATTGATGTGCACATACGTAAAATACGCGAAAAAATTGGCAATGAGTATATAAAAACCGTAAAAGGCGTTGGATATAAATTTGAATTGCCGGAAGACAAAAAATCATGA
- the phoR gene encoding two-component sensor histidine kinase, producing MKLSPRSIALTTAAIMALSVSGFDFFFHDFQSDKIVGIVILFVFVFVVAYTTVNYFLEKFIYNKIKILYKLITTEKSRPGIQSSNLDLKKDIIGEVSREVERWREDNQKEISRLKEMENFRREFVGNVAHELKTPLFNIQGYLSTLLEDGWKDPAINLEYLKRAEKSVERMIQIVEELDIIQQLENKTIALNYEAFDITALVKDIFHSLEIMSKNNNIVLKLKENYPAIWVYADEQKIRRVLVNLIVNSIKYGKAGGGTTVVKFHDLDDKLLIEVSDDGIGIESEHLSRIFERFYRVEKSRSRDKGGSGLGLAIVKHILEAHGQTINVRSKPGEGTTFSFTLQKVSKRS from the coding sequence ATGAAGTTAAGTCCGCGTTCGATTGCATTAACCACTGCAGCCATTATGGCTCTGAGTGTTTCGGGTTTTGACTTTTTTTTCCATGACTTTCAATCCGACAAGATCGTAGGTATCGTTATTTTGTTTGTTTTTGTATTTGTGGTTGCTTACACCACCGTCAACTATTTTCTTGAAAAATTTATCTACAATAAAATTAAGATTTTATACAAACTGATAACTACCGAAAAATCAAGACCGGGAATACAAAGCAGCAATCTTGATCTAAAAAAGGACATCATTGGTGAGGTAAGCCGGGAGGTGGAAAGGTGGAGAGAAGACAATCAGAAAGAAATATCGCGACTTAAAGAAATGGAAAATTTCAGACGCGAATTTGTTGGTAATGTGGCTCATGAATTAAAAACACCATTATTTAACATACAGGGCTATCTTTCCACATTGTTGGAAGATGGTTGGAAAGATCCTGCTATAAACCTTGAATATCTCAAAAGGGCAGAGAAAAGTGTCGAACGAATGATTCAAATTGTTGAAGAGTTGGATATTATTCAGCAACTCGAAAACAAAACCATTGCCCTGAATTACGAAGCATTTGATATTACAGCTTTGGTGAAAGATATATTTCACTCATTGGAAATTATGTCCAAGAACAATAATATCGTTTTAAAATTAAAAGAAAACTACCCGGCAATATGGGTTTATGCGGATGAGCAAAAAATACGCCGGGTGCTGGTAAATCTGATTGTCAATTCTATAAAATACGGTAAAGCCGGTGGAGGTACTACTGTTGTAAAATTTCACGATTTGGATGATAAGCTTTTAATAGAAGTAAGTGATGACGGCATTGGAATAGAATCTGAACATTTGTCAAGAATCTTCGAAAGATTTTACCGGGTAGAAAAAAGTCGTTCGAGAGATAAGGGAGGTTCAGGATTAGGATTAGCAATTGTGAAACATATTCTCGAGGCACATGGTCAAACTATCAATGTGCGCAGCAAACCCGGTGAGGGAACAACTTTTTCGTTTACTTTGCAAAAAGTTTCCAAAAGATCGTGA
- a CDS encoding ATPase: MPRKNPKILIADSGSTKTDWAYISEENILTFQTEGLNPYHINREFFDNAMSVAISNLPSNEKPDIIYFFGAGCSGSQHKTTMETWLKWHFPLAKLYVESDLYASCYALCNNQPGIVVIWGTGSNVCLFDGTRIVYTPISLGYLLGDEGSGNHCGKLFLQKFLRNHFSNQLLQDLRNKIPFNKEQIIAQLYNHPHPAKFLGSFLPYIHPFKNHPEIKSIFFESWNMFYNEMMKEVTAMTQKPLPVYFNGSVAYYFQDILNEWIQHKKLILGKIINKPMPELIEYFKNKYYGKNTGSR; the protein is encoded by the coding sequence ATGCCCCGGAAAAACCCGAAAATACTGATTGCCGACAGCGGTTCCACAAAAACCGACTGGGCATATATTTCGGAAGAAAACATATTGACATTTCAAACCGAAGGTTTAAACCCTTATCACATCAACAGGGAATTTTTTGATAATGCAATGTCTGTGGCCATAAGTAATTTGCCGTCCAACGAAAAACCCGACATAATTTATTTTTTTGGCGCCGGATGTTCCGGATCTCAGCACAAAACAACTATGGAAACCTGGTTGAAATGGCACTTTCCACTTGCCAAACTATATGTGGAAAGTGATTTGTATGCATCCTGTTATGCCTTGTGCAACAATCAACCCGGAATCGTTGTCATATGGGGGACCGGATCGAATGTGTGTTTGTTCGACGGAACAAGAATCGTCTATACCCCCATCTCATTAGGATATTTGCTGGGAGATGAAGGCAGCGGCAATCATTGCGGCAAACTTTTTTTGCAAAAATTTTTGAGAAATCATTTTTCCAATCAACTATTGCAGGATTTGCGCAACAAAATCCCTTTCAATAAGGAACAAATCATCGCGCAGTTATATAATCACCCTCATCCGGCAAAATTCCTCGGATCATTTTTACCTTATATCCATCCATTTAAAAATCACCCGGAAATTAAGTCCATATTTTTTGAGTCCTGGAATATGTTTTACAATGAAATGATGAAAGAAGTTACAGCAATGACTCAAAAACCTTTGCCGGTTTATTTCAATGGATCGGTTGCGTATTATTTTCAAGATATTCTCAATGAGTGGATTCAACATAAAAAATTAATTTTGGGCAAAATCATTAACAAGCCCATGCCGGAATTAATAGAATATTTTAAAAACAAATATTATGGCAAAAATACTGGTAGTAGATGA
- a CDS encoding dolichol-phosphate mannosyltransferase: MGNSLVIIPTYNEKENIAPIIDAVFQLPGNFHILIVDDNSPDKTAEIVKELQKKYTGKLHLLERPNKKGLGRAYISGFKWALKHQYEYIFEMDADFSHDPNDLPRLLKACEDGYDIAIGSRYVKEGKVENWPFGRILMSYFASVYVRMILWINIQDTTSGFKCYRRKVLETMDLDLIQFNGYAFQIEMKYYALKLGFKIKEIPITFKDRNQGQSKMSKAIFKEALIGVWKMRFKNYFPKK; the protein is encoded by the coding sequence ATGGGAAATTCATTAGTTATCATTCCTACATATAACGAGAAAGAAAACATTGCTCCCATTATAGACGCTGTTTTTCAATTACCCGGCAATTTTCATATTTTGATTGTTGATGACAATTCACCCGATAAAACAGCAGAGATAGTCAAAGAATTGCAAAAAAAATATACCGGCAAATTGCATTTGTTGGAACGTCCCAATAAAAAAGGATTAGGAAGGGCATACATCAGCGGATTCAAATGGGCTTTAAAGCATCAATATGAATACATTTTTGAAATGGATGCCGATTTCTCTCATGATCCCAATGACCTGCCCAGACTTTTAAAAGCTTGTGAGGATGGTTATGACATAGCTATCGGATCAAGATATGTGAAAGAAGGAAAAGTGGAAAATTGGCCCTTCGGCAGAATTCTCATGTCTTATTTCGCCTCGGTGTATGTAAGAATGATATTATGGATCAACATACAAGATACCACATCGGGATTTAAATGCTATCGTCGGAAAGTATTGGAAACCATGGATCTTGACTTGATACAGTTTAATGGATACGCATTTCAAATAGAAATGAAATATTATGCCTTGAAATTGGGATTTAAAATAAAAGAAATTCCCATAACATTCAAAGACCGCAATCAAGGACAATCAAAAATGTCTAAAGCAATATTCAAAGAAGCGCTTATAGGAGTTTGGAAAATGCGATTTAAAAATTATTTCCCCAAAAAATAA
- a CDS encoding glycosyl transferase (possible pseudo, frameshifted) encodes MVEWEGYATTKNKANQLAEYDYILSIDADEEVSEELRESILQAKHSGLSGAYSFNRRTNYCGHWVRFGGWYPDVKVRLFPKKHAYWEGKWVHERLVSKNPLDIKHLKGDLLHYSFESVKDHWSKTKRYNELQAQELFEKKIKVPVWLPAVKAFAKFFQIYILKLGILDGWAGWKIAVVSAKGTIYKYKVLRDLFAGIK; translated from the coding sequence ATGGTTGAATGGGAGGGTTATGCAACAACAAAGAACAAAGCAAATCAATTGGCTGAATATGATTATATTTTATCAATAGATGCCGATGAGGAAGTATCTGAAGAATTAAGAGAAAGTATTCTGCAAGCAAAACATTCAGGCCTTAGCGGTGCCTACAGTTTTAACCGCAGGACAAATTATTGTGGACACTGGGTGAGGTTTGGAGGTTGGTACCCTGATGTGAAAGTTAGATTGTTTCCCAAAAAACATGCTTATTGGGAAGGGAAATGGGTACACGAACGACTGGTTTCTAAGAACCCACTTGACATTAAGCATTTAAAAGGTGATTTGTTGCATTATTCTTTTGAGTCGGTGAAAGATCATTGGTCAAAAACAAAACGTTACAATGAATTACAGGCCCAAGAACTATTCGAAAAGAAAATTAAAGTACCGGTATGGCTGCCTGCTGTTAAAGCTTTTGCAAAATTTTTTCAAATTTATATTTTGAAATTGGGTATTTTGGATGGTTGGGCCGGTTGGAAAATTGCCGTAGTTTCTGCAAAAGGGACAATTTATAAATATAAAGTTTTAAGAGATCTTTTCGCCGGAATAAAATAG
- a CDS encoding DNA polymerase/3'-5' exonuclease PolX, with product MDNKELAKLFENYAVMLTLLNENPFKIRAFENAAAIIERLDKDWKTLSSDEWKKIKGIGKGIAEVMKQINDKKTWKDYEEITGKIPGGVLEMVDIRGIGTQTVKKLWKELGISSPGELLYACIENRLNNLPGFGPKKQEKIKSAVEFYLKNKDKTLFATIYPLAESFLENLQKKYPDEKFAWTGEYRRKCEIIEKLQLLSTLDSPGEYKGFKINGIELEWIVTQKKHWTYNLFVSSAHRLHIKRIGEINQDVNDEATIYLKNNLPYIIPEMREGLKEFDWAEKFTNDQLVDYKDIKGVIHCHSKYSDGQHTIREMAEKTISLGFEYLVITDHSQSAFYANGLNPERVLLQHLEIDDLNKTYENFKIFKGIESDILPDGSLDYDENILKKFDLVIASVHSKINMTKQEATKRLIKAIENPYTKILGHPTGRLLLTREGYSLDWPKVLDACRANNVAIELNANPHRLDIDWRLIYDCLEKGLMISINPDAHNIDEIENIQYGVWVARKGGLVKSHTLNCLTLPQFYHWIKKY from the coding sequence ATGGACAATAAAGAATTGGCAAAGTTGTTTGAAAATTATGCTGTAATGTTAACATTACTTAATGAAAACCCTTTTAAAATAAGAGCATTTGAGAATGCTGCGGCAATTATTGAAAGATTGGATAAAGATTGGAAAACTTTGTCATCTGATGAATGGAAGAAAATAAAGGGCATAGGTAAGGGTATTGCTGAAGTTATGAAACAAATCAATGATAAAAAAACTTGGAAGGACTATGAAGAGATTACCGGAAAAATTCCGGGTGGTGTTCTGGAAATGGTAGATATTCGTGGAATTGGAACGCAAACGGTAAAAAAACTGTGGAAAGAATTGGGTATTTCTTCACCGGGCGAACTTCTATATGCCTGCATTGAGAACCGTTTAAACAATTTGCCGGGTTTTGGACCTAAAAAACAAGAAAAGATCAAAAGTGCCGTTGAGTTTTATTTAAAAAATAAAGATAAAACACTTTTTGCCACGATATATCCGTTAGCAGAAAGTTTTTTGGAAAATTTACAAAAAAAATACCCTGACGAAAAATTTGCCTGGACAGGAGAATATCGCAGAAAATGCGAAATTATTGAAAAGTTACAATTATTGTCTACTCTGGATAGCCCCGGCGAATATAAAGGTTTTAAAATAAATGGAATAGAGTTAGAATGGATTGTTACTCAAAAAAAACATTGGACCTACAATCTGTTTGTTTCATCAGCCCATCGTTTACATATTAAAAGAATTGGCGAAATAAATCAAGATGTAAATGATGAAGCAACCATTTACCTGAAAAATAATTTGCCTTATATCATTCCCGAAATGCGGGAAGGCCTGAAAGAGTTTGATTGGGCAGAAAAATTTACAAATGATCAATTAGTAGATTATAAAGATATTAAAGGGGTAATACATTGTCATAGCAAATATAGCGATGGTCAGCATACCATCCGTGAAATGGCAGAGAAAACCATTTCATTGGGCTTTGAATACCTTGTAATAACAGACCACTCCCAATCGGCCTTTTATGCCAATGGGCTTAACCCTGAACGAGTGTTATTACAGCACCTTGAAATAGATGATTTAAATAAAACTTATGAAAACTTCAAGATATTTAAAGGTATAGAATCAGATATTTTGCCGGATGGATCATTGGATTATGATGAAAATATATTGAAAAAATTTGATTTGGTGATAGCATCAGTACATTCAAAAATTAACATGACCAAACAAGAAGCCACAAAAAGGCTCATCAAGGCGATAGAAAATCCCTACACAAAAATTTTGGGTCATCCCACAGGCCGGCTGTTGTTGACTCGCGAAGGTTATTCTTTGGATTGGCCGAAAGTATTGGATGCCTGCAGGGCGAATAATGTAGCGATAGAATTAAATGCCAATCCTCATCGACTGGATATTGATTGGCGGTTGATATATGATTGTTTGGAAAAAGGTTTGATGATTTCTATCAATCCCGATGCCCATAATATAGATGAAATTGAAAATATTCAATACGGAGTATGGGTGGCAAGAAAAGGTGGACTCGTAAAAAGTCACACACTAAATTGTTTAACTTTACCACAATTTTATCATTGGATCAAAAAATATTGA